The Amblyomma americanum isolate KBUSLIRL-KWMA chromosome 2, ASM5285725v1, whole genome shotgun sequence genome contains the following window.
TTACTACGAAGCCTTACACAACGGCGTGCCCCACAGTCGCTCCCACAGCTTTCGCAGGTGAAAGTAAAAATTAGAGAATTTGCTGGCGCTCATCAACTGGTCATAGTATACATGGCTTATAAATGTAAAAGTGTTGTTTACATAAGCTTGCACTCTGTGTAGCGATAAGACGTTCAGCATGTTTCTGGCTTGTGTACAACATTTTTATGCTGAATTTCCTAATGTACACACGCAGGTGGCAAAAAAAGATGCATGTATGAAAGAGATGGGTCCAACAAACAGCACAATTTCATTGATTTTCGCAGTCTTCCAATAGGTTGCGTACCAAAGCGACGACCAGATATTGCCGCGTAGGTATATGCTTCTGCATTGTTTTAAAATAACATATTATTGTGTCTATGGTTCATACATCTCCTCAATTTTTGTGTACCTTTGCACACTGCGGTTGCCGGGCACCATGACGAAGTTATGCAGCTCTCAGTCCAACTACTGGCAATGCTTCTCACGCTGAAAAACACCTCTCCAGCAATGGCTAAGGCCAGTTATACTATAGAACCGCGCTGTGTTAGTAAATGCGACAATAATGTTTTCCGTTTAAATTGGCCGTTGACCGTTAAATAATTAATGCTTAGAATACTAAAGTTTTCTCCAAACTTCAGATTCTTGCTCCTCCTATAATGACTGAGTGCTTAGTTCCAGGTCTAAGTTAACGAACGTCCATGAAAAATAATCGTACGTAAGTCAGCGAGAAAGAGTGGACACATAAGGATGAGGCGATGTGCAGAGTACCTTGCCCgaggcaaaaaaaattattttagtgTTCCGCCCTTTATTGCGGAAAACTTGTTGGGGAGCACAACTACTTCGTAGTCGATCAATGAGCGTTTCAATATATTCGCGCAGGCGCTGTCGGAGCTCGACGCATTTGACGCCTTGGTATTGATAACGCTTACCACATTTACCGCTTTAACGGGCAATAGTAAAGATAGCGTATCTTCTAGGTGCAGGCATTGCTAACCTCCGCTTTGCCCTTACATCTCCTTGCATGCAAGGGCCGTTCCTGACCTTCTCGACTACGTCTCCAACAGCCGCTCGAATAGGTTCCCTGCACTGATATCTGAGCGGGCTTCATTTGCGATGCAGCCGTTTAAATTGTAAGACCCTGCATCGGTAGCCTAAGAACTGAACGAGATGAATACGTGAAGCGCCAACTGGCATCAGCTGCCAGAAGAGGCAAGATTAAAGGTGGGAGAGGCGACAATAAAGTTGGATGGCTCCGGCCGGAAAAGACTCATACGCTATAAAAGGCACGTATGCATCCTGATCACTCATAGCCGATAATGGATGCGAACCGTTTCTCCGTCTCAAGTAAGGAATACGCTCCGACCGAGCTCATCCCTGGAGCTCGGCCGACCACACGATACGTGACGGTTTTTTCTCATTTCCTTCTTTTCGCCGCCACACGTCTTTGCGCGTCTCGCGAGGCCCAATACACTGAAAAAAAGCAATTCAGCAATAGGAGGGCCGCTATTATATGGTGAGATTCGTGCTACATTTAAATTCTGTCAGGGAACCAGCACGAGAACCAGTTTTTGGTGCCCTTTAGCAAAACTCAGGTGTTCCCCGACAACTGATATCCACATATATTCTGTGCGAAGCTGAGAAGCGTGGTTGTGCCTAAAAGACGCCTTCTCGCTTCATAAGCAAAGATAACACTTGTTGATAGGCTGTGCCAAGGTCAGAGCGTCAGTTCTTGTCTCTGCTCTTAGCTGTACAGTGCTACTTTATCCCTTGCCGTTATCAGCCTGATACAAGTGAGGCTCAGGTTGTGACGAAACAGCTTGGCTTGCACACGTAGCAGCGTACGCATCTTCGTGAATAACAATTTTTCAGCCTTATTTTGCATTTTTCCGTGCTCTCAACGTGGCCAAACAGTAGCGCCATCACCGCCGAGTTTCCTataaaatggcgcagcaactgcaAAGGAGTCAGCAGTTGTACCGTCAGCAGCTGAAGGAACCATGGTGAGAACGACTTAAGCTCCTTTTCTTTCCTGTATTTTTCTATGAATACTAGGAGGTAGACCTTGTCAATGTAGTTTCCGAACCGTCACTACTTGAGCTGCAAAACTAAAAGCTCGTTCGCATGTAAGGAGGAAGAAGCTTTTACTTGCAGAAATATTCCTCTAAAAATAAAGACACTGACAGTGCATTATGTCTACGCATCAAGCGCGGGAGCGATCTTTAACGTTAGTTGTATATAAATAAAAGTGAGGCAAAAAAGAAGTAACTTCTAGATCCGTTCTAGCAATAACAAAGCAGCTTGTATCCTAATGTGATGGTAATGCTGAAAGCTACTTGTACTGCTCCCTTCCATTTTTCGAATTTGTAGCAACTCCATATAAATTTTGAAAGGCATGTTGGACAGGCTTCTCAGAGCACTGCTAGGGACATAAAAACGCTTTGCTTATGGTTTTAAGGCTGGCCGATATCAGAGAAATGGTTATGACTTTTAAACTTCCGAAAATACAGAGCTATAATTTTACTGGTCCTGCGTGCATGCACGTTAGCCACTGCTCCTTTCATTACAGATCCGTGCTTGCATTGTCCTGGCTCTGGCCACCAGCGCCTTCGCTGGCTACGTTGGTAGCTACGGCGGCTACGGCCTTGGCTACGGTCTCGGCTACGGCTATGGTCTCGGCTACGGCTACGGTCACGGCCTTGGCTATGGCCTGTCCACCTACGGTCTCGGCCACGGTCTTGGCTTCGGCTACTCCGGTCTCGGCCTTGGCTACAGCTACGCTCCAGCTGCCAGCTACGCCGTTGCTGCCCCAGCTGTTCACCGCACCGTCGCCACCTaccacgctgccccagccgtgACCGCCGTTCACGCCGCCCCAGCCGTCGCCACCGTTGCCCACGCTGCTCCAGTCGCCACTTACGCCGCTgctccagctgtggccaccgttgcCCACGCTGCCCCAGTTGCCACCTACGCTGCTGTTCACCACGCCCCAGCTGTGGCTACCGTTGCCCACGCTGCCCCAGTTGCCACCTACGCTGCTGTTCACCACgccccagctgtggccaccgttgcCCACGCTGTCCCCGCCCTCGCCTCCTACCACGCCGCCCCAGTCTATGGCTACGGTATTGGCACCCTCGGCTACGGTGTTGGCCACTACGGCTACGGCCACGGTCTTCTCGGCTACGGCCTTAACTACGGCTACGGTCTCGGCAGCCCACTCAGCTACGCCACCCTCCTCCGCAAGAAGAAGTGTGAGTACATGTCTCGGCTTCTTTTGTTTTACGAGAACAAAGAGGAGCATAAGCGGGGCTCCTCACAAGGTTGCTGTAATATCGGGTTTGAAGTGGTCATTTAGGGTTTTTGTTATGACAgcatttttttcctgccttaGGTGACCCCTATCTGCATTCCTTTTTTCTCTGAGACTGGGATTATCTTGTATGGCCTAAGCCTCTTCTTTGAGAGACATATTTCTTCCAGAAAATTTTTCCACGCTGTCAAAGCAAATGAGCACATGAATACATTTATGGAGCCTAATTTATGGCTCTTCATTAATGCATGTGCTCGCAGCGTGCTCAGCATTAGAAACCACGCTCACTCCTTTTTAATGCCTTCGGTGTTTATCGCTAACTGAAAAAACACACATAGTATTAATTCctatcctcttttttttctcttccagaAATTTCTTCTGTACGAGCCACAACAGTCATCAACGAAATCATCTAATTTCAACTCAACTAGGGTATGCTCTTGTTTGTGCGCCTTTTTCACGGGACACAAAAAGTGCAGTAATAAAATTTATTAATTTCGAATTTACATCTGCCTCTTCTCTGCTCGCTGTGCGCAACGCCAATATCTGTGAGTACACAAGATGTGACATGCTAACTGAAGTGACATCTCAGAAGTGGAATACATTTTGAGACAGTCACGCTAAGGAGTCGTAACGAGAGGCGCCCTCGTACTACAAAGATCCTTCCGTTTAATTAGGCTGTAAGTTACACAAGAGAAATAAACCATGTCTTAAGCAAGCAAAGAAATTGGAAGACTCACGACAGTTGAGGCGGCAGAAGAATCATAGAAAAAAACATTCTATTCGTAGCGGCAGCTGTGAGTATGCCCGTTTTGCCTACGTGACCAAAAAAAAACTTGCGCTTAAAAGAGTAGATTGCTTAAAAGAGAAGGGTTCCTAGGTTTGCGTATCACTCACTGGCGTTGAATGGTCAACAGCCGGCGGCGCATGTATTGCCGGCATGGATGATATCAAGGTACAATTCAAATATTATTTTAGTTCTACTTTCTTCTGCGATCGCCAATGGGTCAGACTACAGCAAACAACCGCAATCTTAAGGATGTCGAATAGGGCATGGGGGATGGAATATAAAGAAAGTGCATGGAACGTAGCACTCTACCACCTCTACCAAACCCACGGAACGCGTAGCCATTATTGGAAATGATGGAAAACAATTTCGTGCCATCTGATCTCAGGGCTATAGCGATTAGCGCAAGAAAAAGGTTTTCGCAATACTTTGCTTTCTGCTGTACATTTCTTGTTGATATGGGCTCTCCGAAAATCTGTATTTAGTTCTTGAGAAGTGGATTATTTTGTTATCACTAATACTTTGAcgactgaaacaaaaaaaatcaacacTTTATTAACGACCAACCTCCAAGAACAATAGAACAATATCACTCTGCGAGCAATATATCAAATTAATCTGAAACCATGGTGGCCCTCCTATGAACATGTGCGGCTGCTATCATCTTTTTACATAGACGAAAGCTAGAAAATACAGAACAGTAAGAAAATTGGAGAGCAAGCTTAGGCTCCGCTTTaaggatttgatttgattttgggggtttaacgtcccaaaagggctcagaaaatttcgaccacctgggttccgTTACGTCGactgcatcgcacagtacacaggcctctgcgGTGCCAGTGTAcattaaaggtatgacgcgatagcgtagagggttaattctcatatatgcctGAAGGTGactctctacattcatagatagctgCGAATCCTCATACCCCtcttggcacagtggtgcagcagttcaGCGTTGCGAAGCTACCCTGCAATGGAAACTGCTCCCAGCGGTGACCCTTGCATAGCCTAGGATTCTCTTCCCgtgcgaccaaccattaatttaactgccactgcatgccacggtggccagtttgctgtatccggtgggcaagttgtcATGAAGGCTCAAagtaacgtgacctaggtggccaacctGCATCCTATATTGCCCTCTGTGAAGCACTTGCCAGAGCCATGggcgtgatttttcgctcagagCGTCGACAACGCTGAAACAGAATTTTCTAGTGAATGGAGCCactaacgctatcacgttaaaggGCCACTCGTGAGAAAGGCTAATCATCTGCACAAAAGCAGTGACTAATGATTTAGTGTTGTTTCTATGGCTACCACAGGTGCTGAAAGCCTTGGCGAAAATAGAACGCTTACCATTTATTACCATTTATTGTTGTCAAAGCAGAAAAAGCGAACATTTGGGAAACATAACCTTGAGAGAACTGCTATTCATGTCCCAACGGGTTATCTCTATGGAAGGAGACACCAGTTTGTTGCCTTCCTAGGATTCTGTGTATCGGAGGGTCACAGACCCAGTCCAACGTTCCTATGGCAGTAGGCTAGGAGGCAGAGGGCCGCTTATCTGACAAAGATCGAGTGCCCGCCCTCGACTGAGGCCTGAATAGGAGCGCGACGCTATCAGGATCAGTTGCTGCATCCCACGCTGTTCCTAATGCCTACCAAATTGCATGCCTCAATCCCAGCATCCAAATTCCATTTCTCTAGAACCTAGCAATCCTAGACACTTTCCAGGTGATATCAAGGCAGTCTCTCCGGGCCCGCTCCCTCGGCTGAGGGAGGTTTAGTAGTTTTTAAGGAGGAAGCCTTAGTTGCCTCATGAGTCCGCCTGAAGTGTCCACCTCACCTGCCAATCGAATGACGTCATCAAAGCTAAATTGATAAAATAAACATAAAACAGAACAGAAAGCAAATGCATTAAAAATgaatatgaataaaaataaaacaacaaaaatgaaTAAACATCAATAAGAATGAAAATAAAGTAAATCAAAAatcaacaaacaaataaataaataaataaacacacaaaaTGGGTACTGGAGTCGTGGAAACAAAAACTCGATTTCTAGAAAGttaaatgctttcacattcctgcacgtaagcaggcTTAAGTGCCTTCAGAAATGTTTAACTCGATAGCCTTAAAGCGCACGTTCTGCGGAGACATAAGTGGTGTGAGAACGAAATTGTCATTGGACTGTGAGATGTGACGACATAACCACAT
Protein-coding sequences here:
- the LOC144121392 gene encoding uncharacterized protein LOC144121392 gives rise to the protein MIRACIVLALATSAFAGYVGSYGGYGLGYGLGYGYGLGYGYGHGLGYGLSTYGLGHGLGFGYSGLGLGYSYAPAASYAVAAPAVHRTVATYHAAPAVTAVHAAPAVATVAHAAPVATYAAAPAVATVAHAAPVATYAAVHHAPAVATVAHAAPVATYAAVHHAPAVATVAHAVPALASYHAAPVYGYGIGTLGYGVGHYGYGHGLLGYGLNYGYGLGSPLSYATLLRKKKCEYMSRLLLFYENKEEHKRGSSQGCCNIGFEVVI